The Solanum lycopersicum chromosome 9, SLM_r2.1 genome window below encodes:
- the LOC138338602 gene encoding uncharacterized protein: MEKTFSTFHASNVLLEQQYQEKGFKKYSELISHFLVAEQNNDLLLKNHGNRPTGSEPLPEVNEAYAHHARRGKGRGPNRGRGREKRKDEKREATREGCFRCGGRGHYARVCRTPKHLVELYQESLKKKEKNPEANFISENQVDITNLDIADFFAHPEGKIYHLIGDGSVNMEE; the protein is encoded by the exons atggaaaagacATTCTCCACTTTCCATGCCTCGAATGTGCTCTTGGAGCAACAATATCAAGAGAAAGGTTTCAAAAAGTATTCTGAACtaatttctcattttcttgTGGCCGagcaaaataatgatttattattgaaaaatcatgGGAATCGACCTACTGGATCTGAACCACTTCCTGAAGTGAATGAGGCGTACGCCCACCATGCTAGGCGTGGAAAAGGTCGCGGTCCTAATCGTGGACGTGGACGTG aaaaaagaaaggatgagAAACGTGAAGCAACTAGGGAAGGTTGTTTTCGATGTGGTGGAAGAGGTCATTATGCACGTGTTTGTCGTACTCCCAAACACTTGGTTGAGCTTTATCAAGAATCactaaagaagaaagagaaaaatcctgaggcaaattttatctctgaaaatcaagttgacatCACGAACTTGGATATAGCAGATTTCTTCGCACATCCTGAAGGAAAAATATATCACTTAATTGGTGATGGTTCTGTGAACATGGaagagtga